From one Dermacentor andersoni chromosome 1, qqDerAnde1_hic_scaffold, whole genome shotgun sequence genomic stretch:
- the MESK2 gene encoding protein NDRG3 isoform X4, which produces MDAALSKLAKKDVPYAKMIPVQKDSDKSEFVEAHDERGMPTDTMDDIELKNVELQYPLMRSLSRSDSYTQEDRIETDFGTMVVAVQGDRNKPAIFTYHDIGLNHVSNFQAFFNYTDVRDMMQSFCVYHVNAPGQEEGAAPLPEGYAYPSMETLADMLLLVMKFYKIKHFIGFGVGAGAYIMAKFALDRPELVDALFLINCTATKSSWTEWGYQKLNAMHLRSSGMTASTLDYLMWHHFGKLNEERNHDLVQVFRQYFNKTINAQNLGFFIDAFIKRSDLNITREIDPAKKKMVKNFKCSVMLVAGALSPHLDDTVNMNSRMDPTTSTWMKVSDCGMVLEEQPGKVSEAFRLFLQGLGYALNSSQRRSSAASLNEALEMRRRSSLTASAHNADEA; this is translated from the exons ATGGATGCTGCCTTGTCGAAACTGGCGAAAAAGGATGTACCGTATGCAAAAATGATTCCCGTTCAGAAGGATAGCGACAAGAGCGAGTTTGTGGAAGCGCACGACGAGAG GGGAATGCCTACGGACACGATGGACGACATTGAGCTTAAGAACGTTGAGTTGCAATATCCTCTGATGAGGTCCCTCTCGAGGAGCGATTCCTACACTCAG GAGGACCGCATTGAAACAGACTTCGGGACCATGGTTGTTGCAGTTCAGGGTGACCGCAACAAGCCAGCTATTTTCACCTACCATGACATTGGGTTGAATC ATGTCTCAAACTTCCAAGCCTTCTTCAACTACACTGATGTTCGAGACATGATGCAAAGCTTCTGCGTCTACCATGTTAACGCTCCTGGCCAGGAAGAAGGGGCAGCACCTCTTCCTGAAGG ATATGCCTACCCTTCAATGGAGACGCTTGCTGACATGTTGCTGCTGGTGATGAAGTTCTACAA GATCAAACACTTCATTGGATTTGGTGTAGGCGCTGGTGCTTACATCATGGCCAAGTTTGCT CTGGATCGCCCGGAACTTGTTGATGCCTTATTCCTGATCAACTGTACTGCCACCAAGTCAAGCTGGACAGAATGGGGCTACCAAAAGCTGAATGCCATGCACCTTCGAAGCTCAGGCATGACTGCTTCTACATTGGACTACCTGATGTGGCACCACTTTGGCAAG CTGAATGAAGAACGGAACCATGACTTGGTGCAAGTGTTTCGCCAGTACTTCAACAAGACGATCAATGCCCAAAACCTTGGATTTTTCATCGATGCATTCATAAA GAGGTCTGACCTCAACATCACCCGTGAAATAGATCCTGCAAAGAAAAAGATGGTGAAGAACTTCAA GTGCAGTGTGATGCTGGTTGCAGGAGCCCTGTCCCCACATCTTGATGACACAGTGAACATGAACAGCCGCATGGACCCAACCACATCAACTTGGATGAAG GTGTCTGACTGTGGAATGGTGCTTGAAGAGCAGCCAGGGAAGGTCAGCGAGGCATTCAGACTGTTCCTTCAGGGGCTTGGATATG CACTGAACTCATCCCAGAGGCGGTCTTCTGCAGCTTCACTCAATGAAG CCCTGGAGATGCGTCGTCGATCCTCCCTCACTGCTTCAGCTCACAATGCAG ACGAGGCCTGA
- the MESK2 gene encoding protein NDRG3 isoform X1: MDAALSKLAKKDVPYAKMIPVQKDSDKSEFVEAHDERGMPTDTMDDIELKNVELQYPLMRSLSRSDSYTQEDRIETDFGTMVVAVQGDRNKPAIFTYHDIGLNHVSNFQAFFNYTDVRDMMQSFCVYHVNAPGQEEGAAPLPEGYAYPSMETLADMLLLVMKFYKIKHFIGFGVGAGAYIMAKFALDRPELVDALFLINCTATKSSWTEWGYQKLNAMHLRSSGMTASTLDYLMWHHFGKLNEERNHDLVQVFRQYFNKTINAQNLGFFIDAFIKRSDLNITREIDPAKKKMVKNFKCSVMLVAGALSPHLDDTVNMNSRMDPTTSTWMKVSDCGMVLEEQPGKVSEAFRLFLQGLGYALNSSQRRSSAASLNEALEMRRRSSLTASAHNAVPSLAGQKLSSVRQTSLEEEANTKQEVHIVENPINQHQVNC; encoded by the exons ATGGATGCTGCCTTGTCGAAACTGGCGAAAAAGGATGTACCGTATGCAAAAATGATTCCCGTTCAGAAGGATAGCGACAAGAGCGAGTTTGTGGAAGCGCACGACGAGAG GGGAATGCCTACGGACACGATGGACGACATTGAGCTTAAGAACGTTGAGTTGCAATATCCTCTGATGAGGTCCCTCTCGAGGAGCGATTCCTACACTCAG GAGGACCGCATTGAAACAGACTTCGGGACCATGGTTGTTGCAGTTCAGGGTGACCGCAACAAGCCAGCTATTTTCACCTACCATGACATTGGGTTGAATC ATGTCTCAAACTTCCAAGCCTTCTTCAACTACACTGATGTTCGAGACATGATGCAAAGCTTCTGCGTCTACCATGTTAACGCTCCTGGCCAGGAAGAAGGGGCAGCACCTCTTCCTGAAGG ATATGCCTACCCTTCAATGGAGACGCTTGCTGACATGTTGCTGCTGGTGATGAAGTTCTACAA GATCAAACACTTCATTGGATTTGGTGTAGGCGCTGGTGCTTACATCATGGCCAAGTTTGCT CTGGATCGCCCGGAACTTGTTGATGCCTTATTCCTGATCAACTGTACTGCCACCAAGTCAAGCTGGACAGAATGGGGCTACCAAAAGCTGAATGCCATGCACCTTCGAAGCTCAGGCATGACTGCTTCTACATTGGACTACCTGATGTGGCACCACTTTGGCAAG CTGAATGAAGAACGGAACCATGACTTGGTGCAAGTGTTTCGCCAGTACTTCAACAAGACGATCAATGCCCAAAACCTTGGATTTTTCATCGATGCATTCATAAA GAGGTCTGACCTCAACATCACCCGTGAAATAGATCCTGCAAAGAAAAAGATGGTGAAGAACTTCAA GTGCAGTGTGATGCTGGTTGCAGGAGCCCTGTCCCCACATCTTGATGACACAGTGAACATGAACAGCCGCATGGACCCAACCACATCAACTTGGATGAAG GTGTCTGACTGTGGAATGGTGCTTGAAGAGCAGCCAGGGAAGGTCAGCGAGGCATTCAGACTGTTCCTTCAGGGGCTTGGATATG CACTGAACTCATCCCAGAGGCGGTCTTCTGCAGCTTCACTCAATGAAG CCCTGGAGATGCGTCGTCGATCCTCCCTCACTGCTTCAGCTCACAATGCAG
- the MESK2 gene encoding protein NDRG3 isoform X2 produces the protein MALSASLHFSAYVLKGMPTDTMDDIELKNVELQYPLMRSLSRSDSYTQEDRIETDFGTMVVAVQGDRNKPAIFTYHDIGLNHVSNFQAFFNYTDVRDMMQSFCVYHVNAPGQEEGAAPLPEGYAYPSMETLADMLLLVMKFYKIKHFIGFGVGAGAYIMAKFALDRPELVDALFLINCTATKSSWTEWGYQKLNAMHLRSSGMTASTLDYLMWHHFGKLNEERNHDLVQVFRQYFNKTINAQNLGFFIDAFIKRSDLNITREIDPAKKKMVKNFKCSVMLVAGALSPHLDDTVNMNSRMDPTTSTWMKVSDCGMVLEEQPGKVSEAFRLFLQGLGYALNSSQRRSSAASLNEALEMRRRSSLTASAHNAVPSLAGQKLSSVRQTSLEEEANTKQEVHIVENPINQHQVNC, from the exons ATGGCTCTCAGTGCCAGTCTTCATTTCTCAGCATATGTCCTCAA GGGAATGCCTACGGACACGATGGACGACATTGAGCTTAAGAACGTTGAGTTGCAATATCCTCTGATGAGGTCCCTCTCGAGGAGCGATTCCTACACTCAG GAGGACCGCATTGAAACAGACTTCGGGACCATGGTTGTTGCAGTTCAGGGTGACCGCAACAAGCCAGCTATTTTCACCTACCATGACATTGGGTTGAATC ATGTCTCAAACTTCCAAGCCTTCTTCAACTACACTGATGTTCGAGACATGATGCAAAGCTTCTGCGTCTACCATGTTAACGCTCCTGGCCAGGAAGAAGGGGCAGCACCTCTTCCTGAAGG ATATGCCTACCCTTCAATGGAGACGCTTGCTGACATGTTGCTGCTGGTGATGAAGTTCTACAA GATCAAACACTTCATTGGATTTGGTGTAGGCGCTGGTGCTTACATCATGGCCAAGTTTGCT CTGGATCGCCCGGAACTTGTTGATGCCTTATTCCTGATCAACTGTACTGCCACCAAGTCAAGCTGGACAGAATGGGGCTACCAAAAGCTGAATGCCATGCACCTTCGAAGCTCAGGCATGACTGCTTCTACATTGGACTACCTGATGTGGCACCACTTTGGCAAG CTGAATGAAGAACGGAACCATGACTTGGTGCAAGTGTTTCGCCAGTACTTCAACAAGACGATCAATGCCCAAAACCTTGGATTTTTCATCGATGCATTCATAAA GAGGTCTGACCTCAACATCACCCGTGAAATAGATCCTGCAAAGAAAAAGATGGTGAAGAACTTCAA GTGCAGTGTGATGCTGGTTGCAGGAGCCCTGTCCCCACATCTTGATGACACAGTGAACATGAACAGCCGCATGGACCCAACCACATCAACTTGGATGAAG GTGTCTGACTGTGGAATGGTGCTTGAAGAGCAGCCAGGGAAGGTCAGCGAGGCATTCAGACTGTTCCTTCAGGGGCTTGGATATG CACTGAACTCATCCCAGAGGCGGTCTTCTGCAGCTTCACTCAATGAAG CCCTGGAGATGCGTCGTCGATCCTCCCTCACTGCTTCAGCTCACAATGCAG